A single Muntiacus reevesi chromosome 9, mMunRee1.1, whole genome shotgun sequence DNA region contains:
- the LOC136175368 gene encoding olfactory receptor 5AR1-like: MTAENCSVAPDFTFRGLSDNRHVQQGLFLLFLLVYGVTVIANVGMILLIKADPRLHTPMYYFLSNLSFCDVCYSSAVSPKMLADLLSEHKRIPFDLCAMQMYFWGIFGDVECLTLAVMAYDRSVAICNPLLYTVSMSRKLCTQLISVVYVEGLVDSAIHTCCTFQLSFCSSNVINHFFCDFPALLALSSSDTSINEIMLFISSSCVVGTSIITVLLSYTCIIATILRMNSAEGRRKAFSTCASHLTAVAIFHGTLLFMYFRPSSSYSLDTDKTASVFYTVVIPMLNPLIYSLRNKDVKVAIGKVISTKLRPE, translated from the coding sequence ATGACTGCTGAGAACTGCAGTGTGgctcctgacttcacattccgagGACTGTCAGACAACAGGCATGTGCAGCAGGGCCTCTTCCTGCTCTTCCTGCTGGTTTATGGTGTGACTGTGATTGCCAATGTCGGGATGATCCTGCTGATCAAGGCGGACCCAAGACTGCATACACCCATGTATTATTTCCTGAGCAATCTTTCCTTCTGTGATGTCTGCTACTCCTCTGCTGTCTCTCCCAAGATGCTAGCTGATCTCCTATCTGAGCATAAAAGGATTCCATTTGACTTGTGTGCCATGCAGATGTATTTCTGGGGGATATTTGGAGATGTGGAATGTCTCACGTTGGCTGTCATGGCTTATGACCGTTCTGTCGCCATTTGTAATCCACTTCTTTATACAGTTTCCATGTCCAGAAAACTCTGTACCCAGCTAATATCTGTTGTCTATGTGGAAGGTTTGGTAGATTCAGCAATCCACACCTGTTGTACATTTCAATTATCATTTTGCAGTTCTAATGTCATCAATCACTTTTTCTGTGACTTCCCAGCCTTGCTAGCCCTCTCCTCCTCAGATACATCCATCAATGAGATAATGCTGTTCATATCCAGTAGCTGTGTTGTGGGGACCAGCATTATCACTGTCCTCCTCTCCTACACCTGCATCATAGCAACCATCCTTAGGATGAACTCAGCCGAGGGGCGACGGAAAGCTTTCTCTACCTGTGCTTCCCATTTAACTGCTGTGGCTATATTTCACGGCACGCTCCTGTTCATGTATTTCAGACCCAGCTCCAGTTACTCCTTGGACACAGACAAAACAGCCTCTGTCTTCTACACAGTTGTCATCCCCATGCTAAACCCACTGATTTACAGTTTAAGGAATAAGGATGTGAAAGTTGCCATAGGAAAAGTAATCAGTACTAAATTGCGTCCTGAGTGA
- the LOC136174834 gene encoding olfactory receptor 5W2-like: protein MKFLKDRRMKRGNCSSLTEFILWGITDKPEVKMILFIMLFIIYLINLLANLGMIILIRMDPQLHTPMYFFLSHLSFCDLCYSTAIGPKMLVDLLAKKRSISFHGCALQFLVFSSFIDSECLLLAVMAYDRYEAVSSPLLYAVSMSSRLCSLLMAGVYLLGMTDTLIHTTLAFRLCFCGSNVINHFFCDLPPLLSLSCSDTRVNELALFIFFGCVELTSISGVLVSYCYIILSVLKIHSAEGRFKAFSTCASHLTAVAIFQGTVFFMYFRPSSSYSLDEDKMSSLFYTLVIPTLNPLIYSLRNKDVKQALEKLKL, encoded by the exons ATGAAATTCTTAA AagacagaagaatgaaaagaggAAATTGCTCATCCTTAACTGAGTTCATATTGTGGGGAATTACGGATAAGCCTGAAGTTAAGATGATCTTATTTATCATGCTTTTTATTATCTATCTCATTAACCTTTTGGCAAATCTCGGAATGATTATTTTAATTAGGATGGATCCCCAgcttcacacacccatgtacttcttcctcagccacctctccttcTGTGACCTCTGCTACTCCACAGCCATCGGCCCCAAGATGCTGGTGGACCTTTTAGCCAAAAAGAGATCAATCTCCTTCCATGGCTGTGCTCTGCAATTTTTGGTCTTCTCTAGCTTTATAGACTCTGAGTGTCTCCTGCTGgcggtgatggcctatgaccggtacGAGGCCGTCAGCAGCCCCTTGCTCTACGCGGTCAGCATGTCCAGCAGGCTGTGCTCCCTGCTCATGGCGGGGGTTTACCTGCTGGGAATGACAGACACTTTGATACACACGACATTAGCATTCCGCTTATGTTTCTGTGGGTCAAATGTGATTAACCACTTTTTTTGTGACTTACCTCcacttctctccctttcctgctCTGATACACGGGTCAATGAATtggcattattcattttttttggctgtgttgaacTGACCTCCATTTCAGGAGTCCTTGTCTCTTATTGTTATATCATCCTATCAGTCTTGAAGATCCACTCTGCTGAAGGGAGGTTCAAAGCTTTCTCCACCTGCGCCTCCCACCTAACTGCTGTGGCAATTTTCCAGGGAActgtatttttcatgtatttcaggCCGAGTTCATCCTACTCTCTAGATGAAGACAAAATGTCCTCGTTGTTttacaccctcgtgattcccacgttaaacCCTCTGATTTACAGCCTAAGGAACAAGGATGTGAAACAGGCCCTGGAAAAACTGAAactttaa
- the LOC136175040 gene encoding olfactory receptor 5W2-like gives MERENCSSLTEFIFLGITDNTENKVILFTIFLLVYLITLLANLGMITLIRMDPQLHTPMYFFLSHLSFCDLSISTAVGPKMLVDIFAKNRSIPFYGCALQLLVLYTFIDCECLLLAVMAYDRYKAVSSPLLYAVSMSSRRCSLLMAGVYLVSIAETLIHLTLAFRLCFCGSNEINHFFCDVAPLLLLSCSDTQVNELVIFTAFGFIELSTISGVLVSYCYIILSVLQIHSAKGGIKAFSTCISHLTSVAIFQGTMLFMYFRSSSSYSLDEDKMTSLFYTLVIPMLNPLIYSLRNKDVKQTLKKLNNKWF, from the coding sequence atggaaagagaGAATTGTTCCTCCTTaactgaattcattttcttgggaATTACGGATAACACTGAGAACAAAGTGATCCTatttacaatatttctccttgttTATCTCATTACTCTTCTGGCAAATCTCGGAATGATAACCCTGATTCGGATGGATCCCCAgctgcacacacccatgtacttcttcctcagccacctctccttcTGTGACCTCAGCATTTCCACAGCAGTTGGCCCCAAGATGCTGGTGGACATATTTGCTAAGAACAGATCAATTCCCTTCTATGGCTGCGCCCTGCAATTACTGGTGCTCTATACCTTTATAGATTGTGAGTGTCTCCTGCTggcagtgatggcctatgaccggtacAAGGCCGTCAGCAGCCCCTTGCTCTACGCGGTCAGCATGTCCAGCAGGCGGTGCTCCCTGCTCATGGCGGGGGTTTACCTGGTGAGTATCGCAGAGACGTTGATACACTTGACATTAGCCTTCCGCTTATGTTTCTGTGGGTCAAATGAGATtaatcactttttctgtgatgttGCTCCTCTTCTATTGCTATCTTGCTCAGATACGCAGGTCAATGAGTTAGTGATATTTACTGCTTTTGGCTTCATTGAACTGAGTACAATTTCAGGAGTCCTTGTCTCTTATTGTTATATTATCCTATCAGTCTTGCAGATCCACTCTGCCAAAGGGGGGATCAAAGCTTTCTCTACCTGCATCTCTCACCTAACCTCTGTGGCAATTTTCCAGGGAACAATGCTCTTCATGTATTTCAGGTCAAGTTCTTCCTACTCTCTAGATGAAGACAAAATGACCTCTTTGTTTTACacccttgtgattcccatgttaaACCCTCTGATTTACAGCCTAAGAAATAAGGATGTGAAACAAACCCTGAAAAAATTGAATAAtaagtggttttaa
- the LOC136175370 gene encoding olfactory receptor 10AG1-like — MKYEEMEANDNISTVIQFALLGFSDLPDLQGLLFGVFTITYIIILIGNGLLIIITWLDPALQKPMYFFLANFSSLEICYVSVTLPRVLMNLWTQDGSISLLACAAQMGFFLVLAAAECFLLAVMACDRCVAVCDPLHCPLLMTPKTCLQLAVGSWASGIPVQTGQTCWIFTLRFCHSIQINHFFCDVPPILKLACGDTSVQELAVYAVALLFVGVPFMLILASYIKIICTILRLPTARGRAKAFSTCSSHLLVVLLFFGSATIAYLRPKSRHSAGTDRLLSLFYTIVTPMFNPMIYSLRNKDVVAALRKLLLKKVV; from the coding sequence ATGAAATATGAAGAGATGGAAGCAAACGACAACATCTCCACAGTCATCCAGTTTGCACTACTGGGGTTTTCTGATCTTCCAGACCTACAAGGGTTATTATTTGGGGTGTTCACCATCACttacatcattattttaattggaaatggcctcttaataataataacttgGCTTGACCCAGCTCTGCAGAaacccatgtattttttcctggCAAATTTTTCCTCCTTGGAAATCTGTTACGTGTCCGTCACTCTCCCTAGGGTCCTGATGAACCTCTGGACCCAGGACGGGAGCATTTCTCTGCTGGCCTGTGCTGCCCAAATGGGCTTCTTCCTGGTACTGGCAGCTGCTGAGTGCTTCCTCCTGGCGGTGATGGCCTGTGACCGCTGTGTGGCCGTCTGCGACCCCCTGCACTGTCCCCTGCTCATGACCCCAAAGACGTGCCTCCAGCTGGCTGTGGGCTCCTGGGCCAGTGGAATCCCAGTGCAGACAGGGCAAACGTGCTGGATCTTCACTCTGCGTTTCTGCCACTCGATCCAGATtaaccacttcttctgtgacgtGCCCCCCATTCTGAAGCTGGCCTGCGGGGACACTTCTGTGCAAGAGCTGGCAGTCTATGCAGTAGCTCTGTTGTTTGTTGGCGTACCTTTTATGTTGATCCTTGCCTCTTATATCAAAATCATCTGCACCATTCTGAGGCTGCCAACAGCCAGAGGGCGAgccaaagccttctccacctgttcGTCTCACCTGTTGGTTGTGCTTTTATTCTTTGGATCTGCTACCATTGCCTACTTAAGGCCCAAATCCAGACACTCTGCAGGAACAGACAGACTGCTCTCTCTCTTCTACACCATAGTGACTCCTATGTTCAATCCCATGATATACAGCCTTCGGAACAAGGATGTGGTTGCAGCATTGAGAAAATTATTACTGAAGAAAGTAGTGTga